One part of the Dyadobacter sp. 676 genome encodes these proteins:
- the rpsU gene encoding 30S ribosomal protein S21 produces MLIINIKDNESIDRALKRYKKKFERTGTMRELRARTAFEKPSVKRRFEVLRAVYKEKTYGHLED; encoded by the coding sequence ATGCTTATTATTAACATTAAAGACAACGAATCGATCGATCGCGCTCTTAAGCGTTACAAGAAGAAATTTGAAAGAACCGGTACAATGCGTGAGCTTCGTGCCCGTACAGCTTTCGAAAAACCATCTGTTAAGCGTCGTTTCGAAGTTTTGCGTGCGGTTTACAAGGAGAAAACTTACGGTCATTTAGAAGACTAA